One window of the Granulicella arctica genome contains the following:
- a CDS encoding tetratricopeptide repeat protein: protein MTFVVMLSLLSVPLAAVAQLPPGTTDASQTETVTTDPLRTQAGEALQNQDYPAAFKLLTALTEKYPTEAPLLYNLGYVEDARNNDAGATAAYQKSISADPNFFPPHLALGLLLARTGKLTEAHTELVKAVTLPTEDPALKARAYRALARLDQSSDPAAASADLLEALKLSPESVDDALLVGELAEAANDLPTAENAYRRILKTHDGNPTITAALAHLLLSLKRAPEAETLLTGALAKHPADTTLTSQLAATYAAEDKTPEAITLVDTLHTAKPADDNLTRLLAHLYSDNKEPAKAAPLYAALLLHSPHDVNLLADQGEAQLALQQYPEAQATLSQALTSPKAFKKPADMADAAQNLAFAASHNKNSEIVLQALTLRATVLPQSPASLFLAATAHDSLHHSKQASDLYKQFLTAAAGKFPDQEWEASHRLIALQHSK, encoded by the coding sequence ATGACATTTGTCGTAATGCTGTCCCTCCTCTCGGTACCGCTCGCTGCCGTTGCCCAGCTTCCTCCGGGGACGACGGACGCAAGCCAGACCGAGACCGTCACGACGGATCCTTTGCGTACGCAGGCTGGCGAGGCGCTTCAGAATCAGGACTACCCTGCAGCGTTCAAGCTTCTCACGGCACTCACCGAGAAGTATCCGACCGAAGCTCCGCTGCTCTACAACCTTGGCTACGTCGAGGACGCACGGAACAACGACGCCGGGGCTACCGCGGCGTATCAGAAGTCCATCTCTGCCGATCCGAACTTCTTCCCGCCGCACCTCGCGCTTGGTCTCCTGCTTGCGCGCACGGGCAAGCTTACTGAAGCTCACACGGAGCTTGTCAAGGCGGTCACGCTGCCAACCGAAGACCCGGCGCTGAAGGCTCGTGCGTACCGTGCTCTCGCTCGGCTCGATCAATCGAGTGACCCCGCCGCAGCTTCGGCTGACCTGCTCGAAGCTCTGAAACTCTCGCCTGAAAGTGTCGATGACGCGCTCCTTGTAGGTGAGCTGGCTGAAGCTGCGAACGATCTGCCGACCGCCGAAAATGCCTACCGACGCATACTCAAAACGCATGACGGTAACCCGACGATCACGGCCGCGCTCGCGCATCTTCTCCTCTCGCTGAAGCGGGCTCCAGAGGCTGAGACCCTTCTTACCGGAGCGCTTGCGAAGCATCCGGCCGACACGACGCTCACCAGCCAACTGGCCGCGACCTACGCTGCCGAGGACAAGACACCTGAGGCTATAACGCTCGTTGATACCCTGCATACCGCGAAGCCTGCGGATGACAACCTTACGCGGCTGCTGGCGCATCTCTACAGCGATAACAAGGAGCCTGCAAAGGCTGCACCGCTCTACGCCGCCCTCCTGCTCCATTCCCCGCACGACGTAAACCTCCTCGCTGATCAAGGTGAGGCCCAGTTAGCTCTTCAGCAGTATCCGGAGGCCCAGGCGACGCTTAGCCAGGCACTCACCAGTCCTAAAGCTTTCAAGAAGCCAGCCGATATGGCAGATGCAGCACAAAATCTGGCTTTCGCCGCGTCGCACAACAAAAATTCGGAAATAGTGTTGCAAGCGCTGACTCTACGTGCTACCGTCTTGCCACAGTCTCCCGCATCCCTCTTTTTAGCGGCTACGGCACACGATTCATTGCACCACTCGAAGCAAGCGTCCGACCTCTATAAACAGTTCCTGACCGCAGCGGCCGGGAAGTTCCCCGATCAGGAGTGGGAGGCCAGTCACCGCCTCATCGCTCTGCAACACTCGAAGTAG
- a CDS encoding DoxX family protein: MTSSTADLQPSRALNILGWVLSILPASFLLFGSVTAWHSSPEVIAGTAKLGYTADFLHILAPIEFVCAVLYLVPRTAVFGALLLTAYCGGAVASHLRISDPTWPAPIVFAIILWAGLLMRRPLLRKLIL, encoded by the coding sequence ATGACGTCTAGCACCGCAGATCTTCAACCTTCCAGAGCGCTCAACATCCTGGGTTGGGTCCTTTCTATCCTTCCAGCGAGCTTTCTGCTTTTTGGCAGCGTTACAGCGTGGCATAGCTCGCCGGAGGTTATCGCAGGCACCGCGAAGCTCGGCTACACCGCCGACTTCCTGCACATTCTGGCGCCAATTGAGTTTGTCTGCGCTGTCCTCTACCTGGTACCGCGCACCGCTGTGTTTGGAGCGCTGCTCCTTACTGCTTACTGCGGCGGAGCTGTGGCCAGCCACCTTCGCATCAGCGATCCCACGTGGCCTGCGCCGATCGTCTTTGCCATCATCCTTTGGGCGGGCCTGCTTATGCGCCGTCCCCTTCTCCGCAAGCTCATCCTTTGA
- the uvrA gene encoding excinuclease ABC subunit UvrA, with amino-acid sequence MNDQITIRGARTHNLKSIDVDIPHNALTVVSGVSGSGKSSLAFDTVYAEGQRRYVESLSAYARQFLERIEKPDVDFMDGLAPAIAIKQKNQTRNPRSTVATATEIYDYLRLLYARCGTVTCLHCGGTVRHDTVDEIITALLALPESTRTYALFPIVRADVKLEPMQGTSTEVETPKPAKKSAAKKSAKVATSVIGLASVTDTLKDRLAELRRRGYNRLYQSGRIVEFSTPESLLELDFAQPIFVLVDRLSISPDSRARIVDAIETGYRESGEVQFHTAPRDDEEPKHLRYSAAFECSTCHRAYREPEPRLFSFNNPYGACPRCQGFGNTIDFDPDLIIPDKSKSLADGAIAPWTTTKYRPHHGEMLRAAKSQGIPTDVAWYDLTIPQQVFLEDGNGSFPGIRGFFAELDRKKYKLHVRVFLSKYRGYATCPECRGQRLRAEARAVLINDINICEAAALTITAAQNFFDNLQLSPAQTEIAGKILEEVRQRISFLHQVGLDYLTLDRLSSTLSGGESQRIQLATSLGSRLVGALYVLDEPSIGLHTRDTAKLIRIMEDLRDLGNTILVVEHDPDVIRAADHLLDLGPGAGELGGELLAAGTVAEVTADPNSITGKYLSGRLTIPVPKHRREPGREHLKLTGARIHNLRGVDLDIPLGLLCCVTGVSGSGKSTIVHQVLYRALMQALGQTEGSDPTSLYRELSGVQHLNDVVLVDQSPIGRTPRSNPVTYIKAFDAIRDLFSAQPDAKRKSFTAGNFSFNVPGGRCDVCEGDGTVTVEMQFLADIELPCEECNGTRYKAAILEVKYKGKSIFDVLNMTVKEALHYFAGHQKIVDKLFVLDEVGLGYVRLGQSATTLSGGEAQRVKLAAHLATARSVTNRASTNEAAAKARSRTLYILDEPTTGLHFDDVAKLLNAFRKLIDGGGSLLVIEHNLDVIKSADWVIDMGPEGGSGGGQIVAVGTPEEIAANPASHTGHWLGPVLEATSHHQPVPSHAQAR; translated from the coding sequence ATGAATGACCAGATCACAATTCGCGGGGCGCGCACCCACAACCTCAAGTCGATCGATGTCGACATCCCGCACAACGCGCTCACCGTCGTCAGCGGCGTCAGCGGTTCGGGCAAATCCTCGCTCGCCTTCGATACGGTCTACGCCGAGGGTCAGCGCCGCTACGTCGAATCGCTCTCTGCGTATGCGCGCCAGTTCCTGGAGCGGATCGAAAAGCCCGACGTCGATTTCATGGACGGTCTCGCCCCGGCTATCGCGATTAAGCAGAAGAACCAGACCCGCAACCCGCGCTCGACCGTCGCCACGGCCACCGAGATCTATGACTATCTCCGCCTGCTCTACGCACGCTGCGGCACCGTCACCTGTCTGCACTGCGGGGGCACCGTTCGCCACGACACGGTCGACGAGATCATCACGGCGCTCCTCGCGCTGCCCGAGTCAACACGTACGTACGCCCTCTTCCCCATCGTCCGAGCTGATGTGAAGCTTGAGCCGATGCAGGGCACCTCTACCGAGGTCGAAACACCCAAGCCTGCGAAGAAGTCCGCCGCAAAGAAGTCCGCAAAAGTCGCGACCTCCGTGATCGGCCTTGCGTCTGTAACGGACACCCTCAAAGATCGTCTGGCCGAACTACGCCGCCGCGGCTACAACCGTCTCTATCAATCGGGCAGAATCGTAGAGTTCTCGACGCCGGAGTCGCTACTTGAATTGGACTTCGCGCAGCCGATCTTCGTCCTCGTCGACCGCCTCTCGATCAGCCCCGACTCCCGCGCCCGCATCGTCGACGCCATCGAGACCGGCTATCGCGAGTCTGGCGAGGTCCAGTTCCACACCGCGCCCCGTGACGACGAAGAGCCGAAACATCTTCGCTACTCGGCAGCATTCGAATGTTCCACCTGCCACAGGGCATATCGCGAGCCGGAGCCACGCCTCTTCTCGTTCAACAATCCTTACGGAGCCTGCCCGCGCTGCCAGGGTTTCGGCAACACCATCGACTTCGATCCTGACCTCATCATCCCTGACAAGTCAAAGTCGCTTGCCGACGGTGCCATCGCTCCCTGGACCACGACGAAATACCGTCCGCATCACGGCGAGATGCTTCGTGCTGCGAAGTCGCAGGGCATCCCAACGGATGTGGCTTGGTATGACCTGACCATTCCGCAGCAGGTCTTCCTCGAAGATGGCAACGGCAGCTTTCCGGGCATTCGCGGCTTTTTTGCCGAGCTTGATCGCAAGAAGTACAAGCTGCATGTGCGCGTCTTCCTCTCGAAGTACCGCGGCTATGCCACGTGCCCTGAGTGCCGGGGCCAGCGCCTCCGCGCCGAAGCTCGCGCTGTCCTGATCAACGACATCAATATCTGCGAAGCGGCTGCCCTCACCATCACGGCCGCTCAGAACTTCTTCGACAATCTGCAACTCTCACCGGCACAGACTGAAATCGCCGGAAAGATCCTCGAAGAGGTTCGGCAGCGCATCTCCTTCCTGCACCAGGTTGGTCTCGATTACCTGACGCTCGACCGTCTCAGTTCCACCCTTTCAGGCGGCGAATCGCAACGCATTCAGTTGGCGACCAGCCTCGGTTCCAGGCTCGTTGGCGCGCTCTACGTGCTCGACGAGCCGAGCATTGGCCTGCACACCCGCGATACCGCGAAGCTGATCCGCATCATGGAAGACCTGCGCGATCTCGGCAACACGATCCTCGTCGTCGAGCATGATCCCGATGTGATCCGCGCTGCCGACCATCTGCTCGATCTTGGTCCGGGCGCAGGCGAGCTAGGCGGTGAGTTGCTCGCTGCGGGAACGGTTGCCGAAGTGACAGCCGATCCGAACTCCATCACCGGCAAGTACCTCTCCGGCCGGCTCACCATCCCTGTCCCGAAGCATCGCCGCGAGCCTGGCCGTGAGCACCTGAAGCTTACGGGCGCACGCATCCACAACCTTCGCGGCGTCGATCTCGATATTCCTCTTGGCCTGCTCTGCTGTGTCACCGGCGTCTCTGGCTCGGGCAAATCAACCATCGTTCACCAGGTCTTGTACCGCGCCCTGATGCAGGCGCTCGGCCAGACCGAGGGATCGGACCCGACCTCGCTGTACCGCGAACTCTCGGGCGTCCAGCACCTCAACGATGTCGTCCTTGTCGACCAATCGCCTATCGGACGCACGCCGCGTTCGAATCCTGTCACCTATATCAAGGCGTTCGACGCGATCCGCGATCTCTTCAGTGCACAACCGGATGCCAAGCGGAAGAGCTTCACTGCGGGCAACTTCTCCTTCAACGTTCCGGGAGGTCGCTGCGATGTCTGTGAAGGCGATGGCACCGTCACGGTCGAGATGCAGTTCCTCGCAGATATCGAACTGCCATGCGAAGAATGTAACGGGACACGGTACAAGGCCGCAATTCTTGAAGTGAAATATAAGGGCAAGAGCATCTTCGACGTCCTCAACATGACCGTTAAGGAAGCGCTGCACTACTTCGCGGGCCATCAGAAGATTGTCGATAAACTGTTCGTCCTCGACGAAGTCGGCCTGGGCTATGTTCGCCTGGGTCAGTCCGCCACGACGCTCTCGGGCGGCGAGGCCCAGCGTGTTAAGCTCGCGGCGCACCTTGCTACGGCTCGCTCTGTGACGAATCGAGCGTCGACGAACGAGGCGGCCGCAAAGGCTCGTTCGCGTACGTTGTACATCCTCGATGAGCCTACGACAGGCCTCCACTTCGACGACGTTGCGAAGCTTCTCAACGCCTTCCGTAAGTTGATCGACGGCGGCGGATCTCTACTGGTCATTGAACACAATCTTGACGTCATCAAATCTGCTGACTGGGTAATCGACATGGGCCCCGAAGGCGGCAGCGGCGGCGGCCAGATCGTTGCGGTTGGCACGCCGGAAGAGATCGCTGCCAATCCGGCCAGCCACACCGGCCACTGGCTGGGACCGGTGCTTGAAGCAACTTCACACCATCAACCCGTTCCCTCCCACGCACAGGCGCGATAG
- a CDS encoding ribbon-helix-helix domain-containing protein, with protein MATILLSAELQAVIDAEVLENGFASPAEYLASLIRQDQKRRAKEQLGALLLGGVESGEPLEITAEAWQSLRIKRNAET; from the coding sequence ATGGCAACGATTCTCCTCTCCGCTGAATTACAGGCCGTCATCGATGCTGAAGTGCTCGAGAACGGCTTCGCCAGCCCGGCGGAATACCTCGCTAGCCTCATCCGGCAGGATCAGAAGCGCCGCGCCAAGGAGCAGTTAGGCGCGCTCTTACTTGGTGGCGTCGAATCCGGCGAACCGCTTGAAATTACCGCCGAAGCATGGCAGAGCCTTCGCATCAAACGTAACGCCGAAACATAA
- the lspA gene encoding signal peptidase II → MRNRDYRLPLLIVTALVILADRLSKNWIVAHIKAGSAITLIPGYFRLTHVLNIGAAFSLGESFSPLLVRNVLIGFSVLAVVIVFVMLWRVGRALNPTSIALALILGGAIGNLYDRLVLKHVVDFLEVKIIHYHWPDFNVADSCIVIGACLLILEIFRPQQEV, encoded by the coding sequence ATGCGTAATCGAGACTACCGCCTCCCGCTCCTCATCGTCACCGCGCTCGTCATTCTCGCCGATCGCCTCAGCAAGAACTGGATCGTCGCGCACATCAAGGCCGGCTCGGCGATCACGCTGATCCCCGGCTACTTTCGGCTTACGCACGTTCTCAACATCGGCGCGGCCTTCTCGCTTGGGGAGTCCTTCTCGCCGCTGCTCGTCCGCAATGTGCTCATCGGCTTCTCGGTCCTCGCTGTTGTGATCGTCTTCGTGATGCTCTGGCGCGTTGGCCGGGCACTCAACCCAACCTCGATTGCTCTCGCGCTGATCCTCGGTGGAGCGATCGGGAACCTCTACGACCGTCTCGTTCTCAAGCACGTGGTCGACTTCCTCGAGGTCAAGATCATCCACTACCACTGGCCCGACTTCAACGTCGCGGACTCCTGCATCGTCATTGGAGCCTGCCTGCTGATCCTCGAAATCTTCCGTCCACAGCAGGAGGTTTAG
- the ileS gene encoding isoleucine--tRNA ligase: protein MSEAPENVAAAKTLKSTLNLPQTTFPMKANLPINEPLRLAKWQEEDLYGQIRAARAGAEKYILHDGPPYANGAIHLGHALNKCIKDFIVKTKTMAGFDAPYVPGWDCHGLPIEIKVDEQLGRKKLEMDPIAVRQACREYAQKYVDLQSSQFQRIGVFGRWDNPYKTMSFEYEARILECFYDFFEKGFVYKGLKPVYWCIHDRTALAEAEVEYEQHTSPSVYIRYKLTSDAAAIHPRLAGQNVYTIIWTTTPWTIPASQAVAFNPKLEYVALACTTGTYIVAEALLSSVIVHCHLMSAKHPAEPASQADIVALFPGEVLERATFQHPFLERSILGVLADYVTADQGTGAVHTSPAHGVDDFYTGKRYDLPDLQYVDNAGKQRNTDGAVYEGLTVFKSNAPITELLREKGALLSATSFEHSYPHCWRCHNPVIVRATEQWFIGMETPMPEGDTTATFRERALQEINKVVWDPAWGKERISNMIATRPDWCISRQRIWGVPIAVFLCEKCHTPLNDPAINKSIVALFQKESADAWYSHDAASLLPSGTACANCGNTAFRKEMDILDVWFESGSSWHAVLEAEPELSFPADLYTEGGDQHRGWFHSSLLTSVAMRNEAPYKMVATSGWTLDEQGRAFSKSLGNGVDPVDIAKRLGGEIIRLWVASVDFREDVAASENLMQRVSDNYRKLRNTLRFLLGNLHDFDPATNEIKFAEMQPLDQYILARLAEVDKKIRAAYDDLEFHRAYHALNEFTNTDLSALYLDVLKDRLYTFAPNHQHRRSAQTALWHIAEALTRLIAPILSFTADEVWSLLPKVEGREASVHLAHFPGKIVDLDFDQIQSDWDKILTVRDEALKVLEEERAAKAIGKSSEAQIVLGWIEGLAAEQTSKQLFEGYAAILPELFGASQVSIQHATVVEGVPEKGAFYVQAKPAAGTKCDRCWRFTEDVGNDARFPTVCLRCAEALDAIHFAPYEKEAQA from the coding sequence ATGTCGGAAGCACCGGAAAACGTAGCAGCAGCTAAGACGCTCAAATCAACACTGAACCTGCCCCAAACCACCTTCCCGATGAAGGCGAACCTGCCCATCAACGAGCCCCTGCGCCTCGCCAAATGGCAGGAGGAAGACCTCTACGGCCAGATTCGCGCCGCCCGCGCCGGAGCAGAGAAGTACATCCTGCATGACGGTCCGCCCTATGCCAACGGGGCCATTCACCTCGGCCACGCCCTGAATAAGTGTATTAAAGACTTCATCGTCAAGACCAAAACCATGGCGGGCTTCGACGCCCCCTACGTCCCCGGATGGGATTGCCATGGCCTGCCTATCGAGATCAAGGTTGACGAACAGCTAGGCCGCAAGAAGCTTGAGATGGACCCCATCGCGGTTCGCCAGGCCTGTCGCGAGTACGCGCAGAAGTACGTCGACCTGCAGAGCAGCCAGTTCCAACGCATCGGTGTCTTCGGTCGCTGGGACAATCCGTACAAGACAATGTCGTTCGAGTACGAGGCCCGCATCCTCGAGTGCTTCTACGACTTCTTCGAGAAGGGCTTCGTCTATAAAGGCCTGAAGCCGGTCTACTGGTGCATCCACGACCGCACCGCCCTCGCCGAGGCAGAGGTCGAGTACGAGCAGCACACGTCGCCCAGCGTCTACATCCGCTACAAGCTCACGTCAGATGCAGCAGCTATTCATCCGCGACTTGCCGGTCAGAATGTCTACACGATCATCTGGACGACGACGCCGTGGACCATCCCCGCCTCACAGGCCGTGGCCTTCAACCCGAAGCTTGAGTATGTCGCCCTCGCCTGCACTACCGGCACGTACATCGTCGCCGAGGCGCTGCTCTCGTCCGTCATCGTCCATTGCCACCTGATGAGCGCGAAGCACCCTGCTGAACCCGCATCGCAGGCCGATATCGTGGCGCTCTTCCCCGGCGAAGTCCTTGAGCGCGCTACCTTCCAGCACCCGTTCCTCGAACGCAGCATCCTTGGCGTTCTCGCCGATTACGTCACCGCCGATCAGGGTACCGGAGCCGTCCACACGTCGCCCGCCCACGGTGTCGACGACTTCTACACCGGCAAACGTTACGACCTGCCCGACCTGCAGTATGTAGATAACGCAGGCAAGCAGCGCAACACCGACGGAGCAGTCTACGAAGGACTGACTGTCTTCAAGTCGAACGCGCCGATCACAGAACTGCTCCGCGAAAAGGGTGCCTTGCTCTCCGCCACCTCGTTCGAGCACTCCTACCCGCACTGCTGGCGCTGCCACAATCCCGTGATCGTGCGGGCAACCGAGCAATGGTTCATTGGCATGGAGACGCCCATGCCGGAAGGCGACACCACCGCTACCTTCCGTGAACGAGCACTCCAAGAGATCAACAAGGTTGTCTGGGACCCCGCATGGGGCAAAGAGCGCATCTCGAACATGATCGCCACGCGCCCCGACTGGTGCATCTCCCGCCAGCGCATCTGGGGTGTGCCGATTGCGGTCTTCCTGTGCGAGAAATGCCACACGCCGCTGAACGATCCTGCGATCAACAAGAGCATCGTTGCGCTCTTTCAGAAGGAGTCCGCCGACGCCTGGTACAGCCACGATGCCGCGAGCCTCTTACCTTCAGGTACAGCTTGCGCTAACTGCGGCAACACGGCGTTCCGCAAGGAGATGGACATCCTCGATGTCTGGTTCGAGTCGGGCTCCTCATGGCACGCCGTTCTTGAGGCCGAGCCTGAACTCAGCTTCCCAGCCGACCTCTACACCGAGGGCGGCGACCAGCATCGCGGCTGGTTCCACTCGTCCCTGCTCACCTCCGTTGCGATGCGTAACGAAGCGCCCTACAAGATGGTCGCGACCTCCGGCTGGACGCTTGACGAACAGGGCCGCGCCTTCTCGAAGTCACTCGGCAACGGCGTCGATCCTGTCGATATTGCGAAGCGCCTCGGCGGAGAGATCATCCGCCTCTGGGTAGCCTCGGTCGACTTCCGCGAGGATGTTGCCGCAAGCGAAAATCTGATGCAGCGCGTCAGCGACAACTACCGCAAGCTGCGCAACACGCTCCGCTTCCTCCTCGGCAACCTTCACGACTTCGACCCCGCCACCAACGAGATTAAGTTCGCGGAGATGCAGCCGCTCGATCAATACATTCTTGCGCGACTCGCCGAGGTCGACAAGAAGATCCGCGCGGCCTACGACGACTTGGAATTCCACCGCGCCTACCATGCCCTCAACGAGTTCACGAACACCGACCTGTCTGCGCTGTATCTGGACGTGCTGAAGGATCGCCTCTACACCTTCGCGCCCAACCACCAGCACCGCCGCAGCGCCCAGACCGCGCTTTGGCACATCGCCGAAGCGCTTACCCGGCTCATCGCGCCGATCCTGAGCTTTACCGCTGACGAGGTCTGGTCGTTGCTGCCGAAGGTTGAGGGCCGCGAAGCCAGCGTGCATCTCGCCCACTTCCCTGGCAAGATAGTCGACCTGGATTTCGACCAAATTCAGTCAGATTGGGACAAGATCCTCACCGTTCGTGACGAGGCGCTCAAGGTCCTTGAAGAGGAACGTGCAGCCAAGGCTATTGGCAAATCTTCTGAGGCCCAGATCGTCCTCGGGTGGATCGAAGGCCTTGCCGCTGAGCAGACCAGCAAGCAGCTCTTCGAAGGCTACGCGGCAATCCTGCCGGAGCTCTTCGGCGCGTCGCAGGTCTCGATCCAGCACGCGACGGTAGTCGAAGGCGTTCCGGAAAAGGGAGCCTTCTACGTTCAGGCCAAACCCGCCGCAGGAACCAAATGCGACCGCTGCTGGCGCTTCACCGAAGACGTTGGCAACGATGCACGCTTCCCCACCGTCTGCCTGCGCTGCGCCGAAGCCCTCGACGCCATCCACTTCGCCCCGTATGAAAAGGAGGCGCAAGCCTGA